Sequence from the Osmerus eperlanus chromosome 23, fOsmEpe2.1, whole genome shotgun sequence genome:
AGTGTGTTATCATTTCTAAAATAAATAATGTGAAGACTATGATACTATtcgaaaaaaaaagcttttactaACTCATAACTGATTACCACTAAATTGCAGTGAAATTCAGGTGCAATCCAGTGCAATCCAAAGTTCTATGGATCGTAGTAGCTTCCTTTTTGTGATGTAATACACTCCTGATTTACTCAGGATACTCACTTCTCATGTTCCTGATCATTCATCTctgaaaagagaaaaacaagcaGAAAACAGTCAATCTTGCAGTTAACTGACAGCAAAAGATTGTGGATCAGTTGACTGACACTCGCTGTGGGGCCACACTGTTATATTCAGCAATACCTGTGTGGTCGTGGACCttcatgcatttgaatttgagaaAGAAGATGACAGCAACAACGACAACACCCAGGACTGGTAGCAGGACCCACAGGAGTGTCTTATCTGAGGAAAGTCAAAGGTGGATCCTGCTGACAAGTCAACTTAGCAGCCCTTCACCATTTTCTTCACTTTACTTGCGACACTATAGTGTTTTAAACATAAATAGTTAACATATAGAGGAAGTATTCTGCTGGAAAGTTGACAAACTACTAAcaacaaatataaataaaaagggGTCTGTCTCTTTATATGGGAAGTTGAAATGGCAAAGCTGAACAGCTGGGAATTGTATATTATTTCACTGTTCATTTTATTAGCTTaatgtgtgtattatgtgtttATTGGCCAGAGCTAGTGAATATGAAACAGGAAGCAGACCTACCATCAGGATTTTTCAACTTGTCTGGACCTTCTGTAAAGAAATTATCATCTTATGAAACCAAAGTCGGATTCAGAAATTGGATAAATGTCCAATAAGGAAGGTACATTCTTACCCTCCGTTGAGCTATGAGTCAGGTTATGTAACCCTCCTGGTGAAAGAAGACTGTACATGAATATAGTGTACAGAAATTGGGATTAATATATCTATCGGTGCTTGTAAACACATCCCAGTTATATAACATGGGGGTCATTGTGTGTTTCGGTACTTAACATCAGACACTCTCATCCAACATGCCAGTCAAGGTGGACCCAATCTCAGGCATTAACCCTAAATATTCAACAGTGATAAAGTGAACTCGCCTACCTGTCAGGTTGGTACTTGGGATGGTTGTTCCAGGCACTTCATTTTTTGTTGACACTGCATCAGTCTTAAAGGGGATTGGAGTGGGAGTCTGAGATGAGCTGCTGGCTTTCTGTTCTGTTTTAGTTGTCGCTGGCGAGAAGAATGAATGCACTGGTTTGTTACTTCTGGTAAAACTAACACATAACTCTCTCCAGAGGTTACTAAACACATCTACTAAATGTATCTCAGGAAAGTTTACCAGTTAGCGTACGGACATTTCTCAAAAATGACTCAAAATGGCATTTTCACATCCAAAAACATTGGGCCTGTTGACAAATagtaacccccccacccccttgaaATAAAATGAATTATGACAAGTCGTATGTTCAGTTGAAATTAAACTGTGGCAGATATTCAGATTAGGGTCTTACTTTCAACAGTTTGATTGTCGAGCCCACTAGACGATGACATGGATGAAGCAGAGGGCAGCCGTGTTGTTTTGGTGATAACAGTTGTAGAAGGTGTACTCCCCTTTACTGGAAACAGAGGCCTGGAGGCTAAGGTCACCACTCAATACATTTATATGAATTGTGATTCTAGGTTCTGTATCTCTGTTTGTATTGTAATTTTCCTCTCTTGGTCAACCCACCCCATAACCTCAATACAGAACAGATCTCTGGAACATGGCTAGTGAGGCAGCTGTGTTAGGCAGTTAGCTGAGGATAGCAAGAGGCctgtatgttctagatgtttctctgctccaacacacctgattcaaatgaatgggttgtcatcaagctctgcagaagcctgataatgacctattcatttgaatcaggtgtgttggagaaaggaaacatctaaaacatacaggaaaGTGGGGCccaaggaccagggttgaagccCACTGCTTTATACGATGCAATGTCGCTGTCTCTTGTCTTGATACAGTAACATGGATACATTTGCGTAAACATAACAGACTCACTGACCTGTTGTGAGATGTGTCTCGTTGACAACAGCAGGGTTACTAGTTGAAGAGGGGGTCACTGGTGATTGTTTACTGATGGTGGTGACATAAGGAGTCACAGATGCTGTTGCTGTTAGAACAGGAGACATCTATGTTAACATTTATAAACATTATTTACAGGATTTGGGGGAGATCTAGCTTTGGTTTTCATAAAGCAAACCAGCCACTGAGCTTCCCCATTCCGCTTCCAAATGAACAACCATTGCTTACTTCAAAGGCCTCCACCAAGCAATTAGACTTACTGCCCTGATAAAAATACTTTGGCAAAAAGTAAAAGGTCAGTGAAATGACCTCACCCTCAAGTCTTTAGTAGGCTACAGATATTACAGAAAATGTGCCAGGTTTGGTTATAAAGTTGAAATTTTAACCGTTTATATTAGAAAAGTTCACAAGTTCTACAATACAATAATTTGAGTAAACAGAGAAATACTTCAGTATTCATGGATTAAGGTAAATGTAGCTAGTGATACCTACCTAGAGGTGGAGTTGTAGTTGGAGCTGGATCATCTGAGAGAACTGTGTGCCGAATAAAAACTTGTGAATTCAATGAAATAATAAAGGGACATTCCTAGATTTTTGTCTTCTGGCTTATTTCGTTCCTATTGTTAGCACAGGAATGTACATGTCACTGACTGTATTCCATGCATGGAAATTCCATGTAATCTCAGGTTAATATGCTCTGTTCCCTCATACTTTCCACTAGGACAGGGAAGTATACCACATTTTCACAACAGTGGTTTTCTATGGACTTTCCCTGCAGCCATAGGACTGGGTGGGCGTGGCATGTGCCATCTGAAAATGATGCAGATATGCTACTAAACATGTATTATGATTTTACAATGCCCTGGTTGGTCATCGCACTATTTTCTAAAGGTTTTATTGGAATGGTACATAGTGTGTTATCTGCCTTTATTAGTGTCACTGCCCTAAACCAATGTATTTGAGGTAGAGGGATGGGGAAAGATGTAAGGATTTGTTGAAGTTAAGCGTCTTAAAAGGGGCAGAATCTCCTTTCACCAAAGGCCTTTTAGATGGTCACCATCTCAAAAACGATCGCCTTCAGGATGTGCTGTCATGTTTGTCTCAAAATCACCTGACTTCGTAAAGATTACTTTTATAAAACTGTTCCGTACCCATGTACCCTTCTAGACAGCATGGCATATACATTCAAAACAGGCCTATGGTTAAAAACACTCACATTCATCCTACGTTAGAAGATTTTTTACTTGCTATGACAAGAAATATGGGTCTGCTTTCCTGCCACACATTTCTTTTTAAATGGATATCCTCTGTTTAGTCCAGACCTATCCTGTCTCGAACAGTCTATTGTTGTCCCTTGACCGATACTGCCAAAGGCCAAATACAATTTTCCTGTGTTCTGTAGTTTTTGTTGGACAAGGTTACTGGGTTTGAACTTAATGTCTGTTTGATTCAACCTAGGACACAAATCAGAGATTTGATTTATAGTGCAGGATTATTCAGAATGCAGTAATACTAAACTTTCAAAAAAGTTTTTTGTTTGCATTTTGCCACAAACTGAGCGACAAATACAGGTAAAGTCACTGACCTTCCCAGCAAACTGAATCACTTCATAGAAAAGTAGTATAAAGAAAATGTATAATTCATTAACCCTAACTCATTGCTCTCAGCCCATTTGAAAGACGTATACAGTGTCCATACACACATTTCTCAGTTAACATGACCATCCTTTTACTGCAATTATTTTATTCAAATGGGGGCCTGTATATAGCACAAAACAAATTGCATTGCAGGAGAATTATTCATTAGAATTGTAAAATGTGAAACCTGACCAAAACAATGTAAAGATGCAAACAAGTAACACTGATTTGGATAAACTTTGACTCATTAATGGGCCTTTGTCAAATATGTTAACTTGTGGCTTCCTTTAGTACCACAAGAGATCCTTAAACTGCTATACCATAGATAAACAGTATGTGCTCAAAGAAGAACATGTATGTGCTTTACCATGTATTTCGGGCTAGGTTTCTACTGGTGTTGAAGGTGGTAAGCAGTTTCTTACCTGTTGTGAGGAGCTGAATTGAGGCTAAGAAGAGGACGACTGTCCTGAAAGTCTTCATGGTGTTAACTGCCTACTGGAGCAAT
This genomic interval carries:
- the LOC134009960 gene encoding mucin-2-like isoform X1, with amino-acid sequence MKTFRTVVLFLASIQLLTTVLSDDPAPTTTPPLATASVTPYVTTISKQSPVTPSSTSNPAVVNETHLTTASRPLFPVKGSTPSTTVITKTTRLPSASSMSSSSGLDNQTVETTTKTEQKASSSSQTPTPIPFKTDAVSTKNEVPGTTIPSTNLTGGLHNLTHSSTEEGPDKLKNPDDKTLLWVLLPVLGVVVVAVIFFLKFKCMKVHDHTEMNDQEHENASYQSRPDSSKDGVMLLGVKSSGGEVNAVAR
- the LOC134009960 gene encoding integumentary mucin C.1-like isoform X2; protein product: MKTFRTVVLFLASIQLLTTVLSDDPAPTTTPPLATASVTPYVTTISKQSPVTPSSTSNPAVVNETHLTTVKGSTPSTTVITKTTRLPSASSMSSSSGLDNQTVETTTKTEQKASSSSQTPTPIPFKTDAVSTKNEVPGTTIPSTNLTGGLHNLTHSSTEEGPDKLKNPDDKTLLWVLLPVLGVVVVAVIFFLKFKCMKVHDHTEMNDQEHENASYQSRPDSSKDGVMLLGVKSSGGEVNAVAR
- the LOC134009960 gene encoding mucin-2-like isoform X3, yielding MKTFRTVVLFLASIQLLTTVLSDDPAPTTTPPLATASVTPYVTTISKQSPVTPSSTSNPAVVNETHLTTATTKTEQKASSSSQTPTPIPFKTDAVSTKNEVPGTTIPSTNLTGGLHNLTHSSTEEGPDKLKNPDDKTLLWVLLPVLGVVVVAVIFFLKFKCMKVHDHTEMNDQEHENASYQSRPDSSKDGVMLLGVKSSGGEVNAVAR